A genomic segment from Salvia splendens isolate huo1 chromosome 13, SspV2, whole genome shotgun sequence encodes:
- the LOC121762177 gene encoding protein LONGIFOLIA 1-like, producing the protein MAAKLLHSLTDDNIELQKQIGCMNGLFQLFDRHHVLTGGRHKHGISDYNAATPEGDEHGRSASTEKIPVKNVQERQRISNASPRASLSSLSRSSSSSSLECSRVTQSEAASYERIIFPETPSRDPAASSPQFSRHIRDLVKDSMYRDPAIKNRGSPRLQHSELVNDDVKESVIAAAPQLQEAPKRHSEGRRLMRSLSYHSRDEYPSLTARDAPRFSYDGREANRFTLDSRDASKSILKIKDLPRLSLDASKAGPVRSSVQQDSGVDCDGKTQSARPPSVVAKLMGLETLPRSVDTNSGVSKSSQDKDLIDKSRPFAEAEASKVRREPSSPRWRSPDSSMKPLSRFPLEPAPWKHTEGKRSSQKPRPKATRGAAKAEATFPSVYSEIEKRLKDLEFTQSGKDLRALKQILEAMQSKKLLQTPKQEHEEKQLRPKHEEPLASTKRAPRHSEPPIVIMKPAKDPSYKSVQRDASVKNDTTLKATHVSTRSQHSVKDGLGKSSGSISPRLLQKKLDLEKRARPPTPPDSTKLRKQPSKQLGESNSPGGRRRPKLSEVNENMVRLSASVPRTSSSSREASESMLTDSSVEQIHTEHSSPVSVLDNRVHSKDSPSSLTYKVEKEKDSNIVRGSSADNSIPSWREYGFTSEINQNKLQSIENLVQKLRRVNSSHDEAGTDYIASLCANTDPDHRYISEILLASGLLLRDLTDFQFHPSGHPINPELFLVLEQTKAGSVLHTTPEKRKLVFDTVNEILGRKLAPADPWLRRLELTRTATNAQKLLRELCSEIERLQGGKVQCSSRGSGEDEERWKGVVCRDVMNHGWMGFDDEISCAVLDIERSIFKDLVNEIVIGEAAACASTTGLKIKPVGRRRPIAN; encoded by the exons ATGGCTGCAAAACTGCTACATTCTTTGACAGATGACAACATTGAGTTGCAGAAGCAAATAGGATGTATGAATGGCCTTTTTCAGCTCTTTGATCGCCACCATGTCCTCACTGGTGGCAGGCACAAACATG GAATCTCAGACTACAATGCTGCTACTCCGGAAGGGGACGAGCACGGTAGATCTGCATCAACC GAGAAGATCCCAGTCAAGAATGTCCAAGAGAGGCAAAGAATCTCGAATGCATCACCCCGGGCTTCTTTGTCCTCATTGTCACGttcatcctcctcctcgtcaCTCGAATGCAGCAGAGTTACTCAGTCAGAAGCTGCATCCTATGAAAGAATCATCTTCCCTGAGACCCCTTCAAGGGACCCTGCTGCTTCGTCCCCTCAGTTTAGCCGACACATTCGTGATCTGGTGAAGGACTCCATGTACAGGGACCCTGCCATCAAGAACCGAGGCTCGCCAAGGCTGCAGCATTCTGAACTGGTGAATGATGATGTGAAAGAATCTGTTATAGCTGCTGCACCTCAACTTCAAGAAGCACCTAAGCGTCATAGCGAAGGCAGACGCCTCATGAGGTCGTTATCCTATCACTCAAGAGACGAGTATCCGTCTCTGACCGCTAGAGACGCCCCCCGGTTTTCCTATGACGGAAGGGAAGCAAATCGGTTCACGTTGGATTCAAGAGATGCCTCCAAATCCATCCTCAAGATCAAAGACCTCCCCCGGCTTTCGCTAGATGCTAGTAAGGCCGGTCCAGTGAGGAGCTCTGTGCAGCAGGATAGTGGTGTTGACTGTGATGGAAAGACTCAATCTGCCCGGCCACCTAGTGTCGTGGCGAAGCTGATGGGCCTCGAGACACTGCCTCGTTCCGTTGACACCAACTCTGGTGTATCAAAGAGCTCTCAAGATAAAGACTTGATTGATAAGTCAAGGCCATTTGCAGAGGCAGAGGCAAGCAAAGTGCGGAGAGAGCCTAGCTCACCACGTTGGAGGAGTCCCGATTCTTCTATGAAGCCTCTGTCGCGGTTTCCACTTGAGCCAGCGCCATGGAAACACACGGAGGGGAAGAGGAGTTCTCAGAAACCACGGCCTAAAGCTACGAGAGGTGCAGCAAAGGCAGAAGCTACGTTCCCCTCTGTTTACAGTGAGATAGAGAAGCGATTGAAGGATCTCGAGTTCACACAGTCTGGAAAGGATCTCAGAGCACTCAAACAGATTTTGGAAGCAATGCAGTCTAAGAAGCTGCTGCAAACCCCAAAACAAGAGCATGAGGAAAAACAGTTGAGACCAAAACACGAGGAACCTCTTGCTTCCACGAAGAGGGCACCAAGGCATTCCGAGCCTCCAATAGTGATCATGAAACCTGCTAAAGATCCGAGCTATAAATCCGTCCAGCGCGATGCGTCAGTGAAAAACGACACGACCCTAAAGGCAACACATGTTTCAACAAGATCACAACACTCAGTGAAAGATGGCTTGGGGAAGAGCTCAGGGTCAATCAGTCCTAGATTACTACAGAAGAAACTCGATCTGGAAAAAAGAGCTCGACCGCCCACTCCCCCTGATTCAACCAAGCTCAGAAAACAACCGAGCAAGCAGCTAGGCGAGTCCAATTCCCCAGGAGGAAGACGAAGACCAAAACTGAGTGAAGTAAATGAGAATATGGTTCGTTTGAGTGCTTCAGTTCCTCGCACGAGCAGTTCATCAAGGGAAGCGTCGGAATCTATGCTAACTGACTCCTCAGTAGAGCAG ATTCACACTGAGCACTCAAGCCCTGTATCGGTTCTTGACAACAGAGTTCACTCAAAAGATTCACCTTCTTCACTCACATACAAAG TGGAGAAAGAGAAGGACTCAAACATCGTTCGAGGAAGCTCTGCAGACAACAGCATTCCGAGTTGGAGGGAATACGGTTTCACATCAGAGATTAACCAAAACAAGCTCCAAAGCATCGAAAACTTAGTTCAGAAGCTGAGGCGCGTCAACTCCAGCCACGACGAGGCAGGCACGGACTACATAGCCTCACTGTGTGCAAACACTGATCCAGACCACAGATATATATCCGAGATCCTATTAGCCTCAGGGCTCCTCCTCAGAGACCTGACGGACTTCCAGTTCCATCCATCAGGCCATCCCATCAACCCGGAGCTGTTCCTGGTCCTGGAGCAGACAAAGGCAGGCAGCGTGCTCCATACAACCCCGGAGAAGAGGAAGCTCGTGTTTGACACTGTGAATGAGATTCTTGGCAGGAAACTGGCACCAGCCGATCCCTGGCTGAGACGGCTGGAGCTGACTAGGACGGCCACAAACGCGCAGAAGCTCCTCAGAGAGCTGTGCTCAGAGATTGAGAGGTTGCAAGGAGGGAAAGTGCAATGCAGCAGCAGGGGCTCGGGAGAGGACGAGGAGAGATGGAAGGGAGTGGTGTGCAGAGATGTTATGAATCATGGCTGGATGGGGTTCGATGATGAGATATCGTGCGCTGTTCTTGACATCGAACGCTCCATATTTAAGGATTTGGTTAACGAGATTGTGATCGGAGAGGCTGCTGCTTGTGCTTCTACTACTGGTTTGAAAATCAAACCAGTAGGTAGAAGGAGACCCATTGCCAACTAG